The genomic segment ATGCTTAGAATGAGATGAGTTTGCAAGGCGTCAGCAGCGTCTTCGAGATTCACTCCGTCTGAAGCCTGAAAGATTCCAAAAAAGGTTTTTTGCAAAAATCCCCCGCTCGCCAATTGCTGTTCTTTCATATTTTCAAGATAGATTAAAATCCGAGCATATACTCGCGTCCCTGAAACATAAACGAGTAAATCCTCAATCCCATCATCCAGCCATCGATCAAATTCTTGGCGGTGAAGCATCGTTTGGGAATACGCTAAAATTTTCTGAGCTATATCTAACTCGCTTACTTTATCGCGGATCAGCGCACTAAAATCTACGGCAACTTTAGTCCCATTGACCTGCATCTTTAGTCCAGATAAGAAACGAGCCAGCTTTTCTGCCAGAAAATCTGATCCTCCCTGTTTTTCAAGCACATTTAAGATTTTACCTGTCAACTGCAAGCCCTCAATCTTCTGCCGGATCATGGCTGCGCTGAGCAATTCTTGCTCAACCATCGCCCGGATTGCTCCAATCATTTTCGTCCGATTTCGGGGAATCAAGGCGGTATGATAAGGCCATCCTAAGGGTTTCCGAAAGAGTGCCGTGATAGCAAACCAATCCGCGATTCCACCCACTAAGGATGCTTCAAGCACAAACTGGCAAAGACGTATCATAAAATTATCCGGCCAAACCCGTTTGGCCCCAGAAACAAAAACAAACAAGATGAAAACTATACTCAAGACCGCATTCGCACGGCGACGGTAGTTCATAAATTATCGATCCTTTCTATTAAATGTAGATTCTCGCACATCCGTTCACTTAGCGCTCCATGGCTTGCTTACTCGCTTCTGTACCAGCTTCGCCAAACCTCCAGGTAATACCTGAAGTGCGTCGCTTCTGTGCGTCCATGCACCCGCGACATCAGTCCATCCTTGGACAAGTCCAAGTGGCTACGCTATGATACAAAAGCCTCGTTCGCTGTACCGCCCCTCCGCGAAATCATTCTCTCCTGTGCGATATAGGAGACTGGCTTAAAGTTGAGGTACGAAACTCAAGCTTTAGTCGACTTATCCTCGGAGGGGAGAATCTACGTTTAAAAAGCTATAGACTTCTCAGATAAGAAAATTCACCAGATAGAAAAGTACTCCCGCGAGTCCACCAACAACTGAGCCGTTGATGCGGATCATTTGCAGGTCAGCTCCGGCCTTTTCTTCAATCAAGTTAACTAACATTTCATCTGAGTACTTCTCAAGTCCGTCCCTGACAAACCGTCCAATTCGATCATGTAATCCGGCGACGACTTGGGAAAGGAGCGTTTGCACCTTTTGATTGAACCCAACTCGTTTTTCGGCATTCTCTTCTAATTCTAAGTGATATTTCGCAATATAGTGAAGCAGAAACGAAGTCAGCATCTGAGCATTTTCAGGCTGATTCGCCCTAGTTTGGATGAAGGAGCGAACCTTGGGGAGAAGCTGCTCGACTAAATCATCAAAGCGGGGGCCTGCAACAAATTCCTCTAGCCATTCTTGAGCAGTCCGGACAGCTTGTCCTCCTGTTAATTCATTAGATACCTGCATTTGAATCTTCGTCGCAAGCGTTGAACTGTCGGGCAAAAACATCTGCACAATTTTTCGTGAGGAATTTTCGCTGACATAAGCTTCTAATGAATCATCTATCCATTTCTCTAAGGTATGATGCATTTCAGGACTTTGGCCCCAGAGGCTAAGCTCATGAGCCAACACTTCGAGCACTTTGTTCACGGTTCCCTTATCACAAGAAAGCTTAAACGCTTCACGCAAGATCTCACTGATCACATTATTTAAAGCGAAAGTCTCTTCTCCAAGCTGATTCATGCTTTCTAAGAGGCTATTTACTAACGATTTTACGCTCGGCTCAAGCTTCTCAAGTCCTTGCGCATCGGTTAGTTTTCCAAAGAGGTCTGCGAAATCCAACCCTGCTATTTTTTGGGTTAACGCTTCTTGCGAGAGTAACTCGTCTTGAACCATGTGCGTCAGTTCCTGAAATATCCGTTCCCGATTACGCGGAATAATTTCCGTTCGAAAGACCCGTCCTGGACGTATCCCTAAGGGCTTGCGGAAAAGTGCCGTGACCGCAAACCAGTCTGCCAGTCCTCCGACTAAACCTGCACTACAGCCACTGGTTACAAGTCCGCCCCAAAACTGCGTTTGAAAAGGGAACGCTGCTACAAGCCCCAAAGCCGTTACCCCTAATGCCCAGTTTGCTTTACGATATGTATTTAAAGGATTTATCTGTTTAATCATATTCCTGACCTCATCTAAAACGAAGTAAGACACCTACCCACAAAATCAGTAGCTGTCTTACGATAATATACCATATTTTAGAGCAAAAAACACTTAAGACTCTAATCTACTCGCTTGCAGTGAATTTGCTTTTGATCAAAGGATAAATATTGGGGTCCTCGTCCCCAAGATGCCAGAACACGATACCATAGATATTATACCGGTTGACTAAATCCAGCAGCGTCCCCGTCGAGAGGGCATCACTAAACCATACTTCATGGTCAATATTATCCTCCGTATACGTATAATGCGGCCCGTTAAGCGGATCGTGGGTGATATCTACCCCTTGTTGCTGGGCAATTTCGCTAGCCCGTTTATAGGTCACTCCCTGTCCCTTGCCTGCTGACCAGTTATAGCCATACGTCGGAAGTCCAAGGACAACTTTTTGAAGAGGGATTCTCGACACGGCATAAGCAAGAACTTCCTCCACCCATACGGCGGGAGCAATCGACCCTGGATCGCTACCACTCCAGGAGTAATCATAAGCCATCACCCGAACGAAATCAGCGGCTTGACCTATCGCCTGATAATCATGGGCTGCCGCTCCGTACCAACTTCCCTCATCTGTCGTTTTCGCATGTACGGTTACGACAAGCCTCTTCTGAATCGCTCGGAACGCTTGGGAGGCTTCCCTAATGAATGAGGAAAAAACATCACGATCTTCTCGGGGTAAATTTTCATAGTTGAGATCGATCCCGTCATAATTTTTGCTTTGAACGAGATGGACTAAATTCTGAATATGTTGAGTTCTCAGCTCTGGAGAATTAATCAGGTTGAAAATCAGCTCCTGGTTAAATTCGTTGGAGATTAAAGGAATAAGACGAATTCCTTTGTTTCGTACAAACGCGATGATTTCCGGGTCTTCCGCGAAGGGGAATTTTCCAACTGCACCATTGCTTTCTAAGCGGTACCAATAGGGGGAAAGCTGGTCAAAAACTTCAGCGTTGGCCTTAACTGATGCAAATCCACTGGCCTGGTACCAGTACGGCAACCATCCTGCGACTGAGCGAGATATCGGTGCAGGCGCCTGTGATCGTAAAGTTTGAACCTCGAGCACGTCACTTCCGCGGGAACCGATGCGCAAATTTCTTGCCACCGCCCCATCACCTCTTATCCGTTTTCCTCTAGTATATTAACGGATTTAGAAAGTTGTTCATTAACTTGCTTCCAACCATAGACTTGATGAAGTTGGGTAAAAAGAGCGACCGGGTTTGCTTTTCCCTGTCTTAGACGAAGTGCGCCTTCGTACACTGAGATATGAGGGTCATACTTCTGCACTTGGTGTAAGATTTGAGCTCGTGATTCTTGACATCGCTCATTGGTATTGACTTGAGGTTCGCCATGAGCCGGAAAATACTGAAGTGCATTAAGCTTCTCTAGTGTATCTAAACTTTTGAGTTGACTCGGTAATCCACTCGTAACCTTACCCTCTTCAAGCCAAATCCCAGGATAGGCTACTTGATCCGGTAACAATATATCTCCTGAAAAGAGCATTTTCTGTTGTTCTTCAAAAAAAGCGAGATGTCCCATCGTGTGACCCGGTGTCGGAATCGCTTTTAAAGCATAATTTCCTGCATGTAACGTTTGAAAGGGGGCAATCTGCTCAACCTGATCTGGCCAGGAGGTCATGTGACGTAGTTTTTCATAGGTCTTAACCATACCTTCAA from the Desulfitobacterium metallireducens DSM 15288 genome contains:
- a CDS encoding glycosyl hydrolase family 18 protein yields the protein MARNLRIGSRGSDVLEVQTLRSQAPAPISRSVAGWLPYWYQASGFASVKANAEVFDQLSPYWYRLESNGAVGKFPFAEDPEIIAFVRNKGIRLIPLISNEFNQELIFNLINSPELRTQHIQNLVHLVQSKNYDGIDLNYENLPREDRDVFSSFIREASQAFRAIQKRLVVTVHAKTTDEGSWYGAAAHDYQAIGQAADFVRVMAYDYSWSGSDPGSIAPAVWVEEVLAYAVSRIPLQKVVLGLPTYGYNWSAGKGQGVTYKRASEIAQQQGVDITHDPLNGPHYTYTEDNIDHEVWFSDALSTGTLLDLVNRYNIYGIVFWHLGDEDPNIYPLIKSKFTASE
- a CDS encoding MBL fold metallo-hydrolase; the encoded protein is MPEMREIAPNIYQLKVPLKLSEPFINVYIFRGETPTLMDTGTNTPGVFEMIQTALQRLGIKRLEQVIATHWHVDHAGAAHQFAKKGARILIGAKDYGEWKTFATGESFGIFREWARDEWEIPDGLVIEGMVKTYEKLRHMTSWPDQVEQIAPFQTLHAGNYALKAIPTPGHTMGHLAFFEEQQKMLFSGDILLPDQVAYPGIWLEEGKVTSGLPSQLKSLDTLEKLNALQYFPAHGEPQVNTNERCQESRAQILHQVQKYDPHISVYEGALRLRQGKANPVALFTQLHQVYGWKQVNEQLSKSVNILEENG
- a CDS encoding DUF445 domain-containing protein; amino-acid sequence: MNYRRRANAVLSIVFILFVFVSGAKRVWPDNFMIRLCQFVLEASLVGGIADWFAITALFRKPLGWPYHTALIPRNRTKMIGAIRAMVEQELLSAAMIRQKIEGLQLTGKILNVLEKQGGSDFLAEKLARFLSGLKMQVNGTKVAVDFSALIRDKVSELDIAQKILAYSQTMLHRQEFDRWLDDGIEDLLVYVSGTRVYARILIYLENMKEQQLASGGFLQKTFFGIFQASDGVNLEDAADALQTHLILSIRRLKSPENELRMRLKFQLEQRLQNWENDGVTEAQIEEWFQQILAELSLESYLETGIEKVLTTWQEGKSLRGESLVSSVKPLTTHFWKTVQEDKNLQETLDTYFRDTLLKIAQKEHNLIGEIVEETLEDLSDDELNQFIEDKAGNDLQWIRINGSIVGGILGFVLFMILNFAYQPLLMVLK
- a CDS encoding DUF445 domain-containing protein, translating into MIKQINPLNTYRKANWALGVTALGLVAAFPFQTQFWGGLVTSGCSAGLVGGLADWFAVTALFRKPLGIRPGRVFRTEIIPRNRERIFQELTHMVQDELLSQEALTQKIAGLDFADLFGKLTDAQGLEKLEPSVKSLVNSLLESMNQLGEETFALNNVISEILREAFKLSCDKGTVNKVLEVLAHELSLWGQSPEMHHTLEKWIDDSLEAYVSENSSRKIVQMFLPDSSTLATKIQMQVSNELTGGQAVRTAQEWLEEFVAGPRFDDLVEQLLPKVRSFIQTRANQPENAQMLTSFLLHYIAKYHLELEENAEKRVGFNQKVQTLLSQVVAGLHDRIGRFVRDGLEKYSDEMLVNLIEEKAGADLQMIRINGSVVGGLAGVLFYLVNFLI